CCATGCTCATCGAGAACGCGCGCCTGTACTCCGAGGCCACGCGCCGCCGCCGCGAGGCGGAGGAGCTGGCCCGGCTGGCGCGGATGCTCACCGAGAGCCTGGACGCCGCCGACGTGGGCGAGCGGATCGTCGAGAGCTCGCTGCTCCTGCTGGGCGGCCGGTTCTCCGTCCTCCGGCTGCAGCAGCCGGACGGATCGCTCAAGCTCATCGCGTCCAGGGGCGACGCCCGCACCCTGGGGCGGCTGTTGCCGATCATCCCGGCCGGCGTCGGCGTGGTGGGTCGGGCGGTGGTGGAGGGGAGGCCCGCGTGGTCGGCCGACGTCTTCGGCGACCCCAGCCTCAGCCTCCCCGAGGACATGCGGCGTCACGTGGAGGGGCTGGGCCTCAGCGCGTACCTGGCGGTCCCGCTCCGGGTCAAGCGCGAGATCGTCGGCGTCATCGGCATCTGCGACGAGGCCGGCCGGAACTTCTCCCAGGCCGAGGTCGCGCTGCTCCAGACCTTCGCCGATCAGGCGGCCATCGCGCTGGAGAACAGCCGACTCTACGGCGATCTGCGCGCCGCCCTGCGGGCGGTGGAGGAGTCGCAGCAGCGCATCGTCCAGGGCGAGCGGCTCCGCGCGCTGGGCGAGATGGCGGGCGGGGTCGCCCACGACTTCAACAACGTGCTGGCCATCATCGTGGGCCGGGCCGAGGTGCTGCTCAACGAGACGGAAGACCCGGAGCTGCAGCGGCAGCTGAACGTCATCATCAAGGTCGCGCTGGACGCCGCCCAGACGGTCAAGCGCATCCAGGAGTTCACCCGGATGCGGCGCGCCCGGCCCTTCCAGCAGGTGCACCTCAACCACCTGGTCGAGGAGATCGTGGAGGTCACCCGCTCGCGGTGGAAGGACGAGGCCCAGTCCAAGGGGATCAAGTACGAGGTGGTGCTTGAGACGAGCCCGACGCCCTCCGTCGCCGGCGACCCGTCGGAGATCCGCGAGGCGCTGACCAACATCATCTTCAACGCGCTCGACGCGATGCCCGAGGGCGGGCAGATCGCGCTCCGGACCGGGGTCGAGGGCAGCCACGTCGTCTGCGCCGTCAGCGACACCGGCGTGGGGATGTCGGAGGACGTGCGCCAGCGGATCTTCGATCCGTTCTTCACGACCAAAGGCGAGCGGGGCACCGGCCTCGGTCTCAGCGTGGTGTACGGCATCATGACCCGCCACAACGGCGAGGTCGACGTGCAGAGCCGGCTGGGGCACGGCACCACCTTCTTCGTCCGGCTGCCGATCGGCGGGGACGTCCAGCGGGAGGCCCCGGCGCGAGTGACCGCGCGGACGCCGACCAAGGGGCGCGTGCTCGTCATCGACGACGAGCGGGAAGTCGGCGACGTGCTCCACGATCTGCTGACCCGTGACGGCCACGCGGCGGTCGTCTGCTCCGACGCCCAGTCCGGCCTGACCCGGTTCGACCACGAGTCCTTCGATCTCGTGATCACCGATCTCGGCATGCCCGGCGTGTCCGGCTGGGAGGTCGCCCGGCTCGTCAAGCTCCGACGCCCCGGTACGCCCGTCGCCATGGTGACGGGCTGGGGGGACCGGATCGACCCGTCGGAGGCGGCGGCCCGCGGCGTCGATTACGTCGTCGCCAAGCCCTTCAAGCGCGAGAACATCCGCGAGGTCGTCGCCGCCGCGCTCGGCGGCGGCCCGTGGCCGCTCAGCCCTCGTCGCTGAGCGGCGTCGCGGCCAGCGCCGCCCCCGCGGCGAGGGCCAGGCCGAGCGCGATCCCCGCCAGCACATCGGAGGGCCAGTGGGCGCGCAGCATCACCCGCGCTGCCGCCACCAGCACCACCGCGCCGAGCGCCAGCCCCCGCACGACCAGGCACGCCCTCCGGGACGGGAGCGCCCCCGCCAGGTAGACGACGGCGCCGAAGAACGCGGCGGCCGCCGTGGCGTGCCCGCTGGGGAAGCCGAGGGAGGCGTTCTCCGGCCGCGGCCGGCCGATCGCCTCCTTCAGCATCCACTGGGCGATCGGCGCCGCCACCATCAGCCCGAGCCAGATCCACCAGCGCGCGCGGGCCCGCGTGAAGACGACGAAGAGTAGCAGCGTCCCCGGCAGGATCACCCGCCAGTCCCCCGCGTAATTGACCACGCGCATCACCGTCAGCACCGGCGGCGTGGCCCAGGCTAGCAGCGCGTCGCGGATCGCCGCGTCCATCGGGAGCGTGCCCAGGAGCGCGACGGCGCCCGCCAGCGCCAGGAAGGCGGCGCCGGCCACCAGCAGCACCGCCCGCGACCGGGGAATGATCATCGCCGCCCCATTAGACCACGCATGAACGCCGAGACCGCCAGGAGCGCGAGCCCGAACACGCACACCACCGTGGCCCCGGTGGGCAGATCGAAGGCGGCCGAGGCGGTGATGCCGACGAGGCTGACCAGCGCGCCCAGGCTCCAGCCCACTCCGAGCTGGCGCCGGATCGATCCGCCCAGCGCCATGGCGGCCAGGGCGGGAACGATGAGATAGGAGAAGACCAGCAGAACACCAGCGATCCGGACCGAGGTTGTCACCATCAGGCCGAACGACGCGTAGAAGAGGAAATCCCAGAGGCGCACGCGCCGCCCCGCCCGGAAGGCGGCCTCAGCATCGGTGGAGATCAGGAGCAAGGGACCACGCCACCACCAATGCAGCGCGCCGATGACGGCATAGAGCAGGCCCACCTTGAGCACCTCGCTCCCGCTCACCGTGAGGATGTTGCCGACGAGCATGGTCCGGAGATGCTCGGTGCCGTGAGGGGCCCCGGCGACGAGCAGCACGGTCGCCGCCGCCGATACCGCGTAGACGACCCCGATCACGGCTTCCTGCGAGATCCGGCGCTCCCGGGTGCGGGTGAGCGCGAGGACGAGGGCTCCGGCCAGAGTGGCGCCGAGCCCGGAGAAGTAGGACACCCAGGAATCGAGCTCGAAGCCCAGCAGAAACGCCGCGGTGGCGCCGAGGGCCGCGATCTGGGCCAGCGCGATGTCGACGAAGACGACCTCCCGCGCGATCACGTGGAGGCCCAGGTAGGCGTGGAGGCCGGTGAGGACCAGGCACATCAGGAACGGCGCCCACAGGAGCGAAAAGAGATCGCTCACCGGAGCGCCTCGGCCAGTGCCCGGACGTTGTGGTCGATGAGGTCGAGGTAGGAGTCGATGCCCTTGATGCCGCCGACTGCCGACGGTAGCACCAGGGTCCGGGCGCCGCTGTCGCGGGCGACCAGCTCGACGACCTTTCGGTCCGCGTAGGGCTCGGCGACGATCACTTTGATCTTCTGCTCGCGGATGGTGCGGATCAGCTCGGCCAGATGGGCCGGCGAGGGTGGGATGCCCGGCCGGTCCTCGATGGCGCCGGCCAGCTCAAGGCCGAAGCGCCGCAGGAAATAGTTGAACGTCTCGTGATAGGTGACGACCTTGGCGCCACGGTAGGGCTCGAGCGTCTTCTGCCAGCGTGCCATCGCCGCCTCCAGCCGCCCCAGGAACTCGCGGCGCTGCGTCTCGAACAGAGGCCCGTGCTGGGGCGCGACCCGCCGGAGCCCCTCCACGATGTTTGCGGTGACGACTCCGGCGTTGGCGGGGTCGAGCGTGTAGTGTGGGTCGCCCTCGGGGTGGACATCACCGCGCGAGCGGTCGATCGGTCCCTTCGGAGGAATGACGGCCACGCCGCGGGAGGCGTCGACGTAGCCGGCAGTGCCGGGCAGGATACGCGCGTTGTGGGCGCCCACCACGAGGGGCTCGACCCAGTAGTCGAGACCGAGCCCGTTGCGCACGAGGAGGTCTGCATGGCGGAGCTTGAGCATGAGACTGGGCCGCACCTCGACATCGTGCGCGTTCTGGGTTCCTCGGACGAGACTGACGACGTCCACCAGATCGCCGCCCACGGCGTCGGTGAGCGCCTTGAGGTCGGGGGTGGAGGCCACGCTCCGGACCTTGGCCGCGGCCTCGCCCCCGGTCGCGAGCCCGAGGGCGAGCAGGACAGCGGTCAGCGTGAGGATCGATCGCCCCATGATTCTCCTCCTCCTCAGAAGGGATGCGGCGGGTGCGCGCCCAGGAAAAAGGTCGCTTGAAGGAAAATTTCGTCGGCGATCCGGGCGCTGGCGTCGTTGGCCGAGAACAACTCGCGGCGATCGCGCTCGGTGCGCTTGTAGCCGAGCCGGAAGCGTAGGAAGTCGGAGAGCATGAAGGCGAGATAGGGCTCGATCGCCCACTCGCGCCCGGGATCTTCCAGGAGCTGCGTGGAGTCGTAGCGCAGGCCGGCCACCCAGCGCCGCCAGGGCTGCACCTCGCCGTAGGCGTACCAGCCAAAGCGCCGGCGGCTGTCGATCTCCTCGTCCTCTTGGACCCGGCGGAACGACCAGATCCCCTCGCTGGCCAGAGTCAGCAGCGGGTGGCGCCAGCCCTCCGGGGTCAGCTTGTACTTGACGTCGTAGCCGGCGAAAGTCTGGCGTCGCCGCGCCTCCGTCTGGCCGCTGGCGGCGGAGGCCCCCAGTTGAATGGCGCCGAGATCGCCGAGCTCGAAGAACGTCCGCAGTCGCCCCGTGGCCAGTGGCGTCTTGAGGCTGCCCCGGCCGAACGCCTCCTCGTTGTCGCCGTTGAACACCCCGACCAGCGCCTCCAGATAGAACGGCAGCGGCGGGACCCACGTCAGCTCCACCCCGCGCTCCACCAAGCCCTCCTCGCCCAGGAAGCGCGTCAGCACGTTCGGAACGTCGGGCTGCGGCAGGGCCTCGCGATGGCGCTCGTTGAGGAGGCCGAAGCGGTTGCGCATCTGCCCCGCCTTGAGCTGGGTGCCGAAGGGCAGCGTGAGCAGCGTGAGGTGGGCTTCCGCCAGACCGACCTCGGTCACGCGCTCGCCGTCCTCGAACTCCTCGGCGGCCTCCAGCCTGACCTCACCGCGGGCGAACGGGTCGATCTGGCCGAAGAGCTGCAGCTCGACCTCGCGCGGAAAGAAGCGGTTCTCCCGGCCGGCGAAGGATCCGGCGTCGGCCTTGTCGATGTTGCGCTGCGTGATGTTGCCGATGAAGTCGGCGACCACGCCGATATCGAACAGCAACCGGCCCCCCTGGGTCCGCTCAGCGAGCGAGAACGGGGGCCGAGGCGTTACGTAGTCGCGCAGGCTGGGCTGGGGCGAGGGCGCCGGGCCGGCCGGTGCCTGGACGACCGCCGGCGGGGCGGCCGCGGCCCGGGGCTGCGCCGCGATACGCTGGAGCCGTTCGGCCATCACCCCCATCGCCTTTTCGTACTCCTGCCTGACGCGCTCGAACTGCTGGCGCATCTGCTCCAGATCCCGGCGGAGACTTTCCGTCTCCCCCCGGGGATCCGCGGGTTGCTGCGCGAGAGCGGGTGCCGCCAGCGCGAGGCCGAGCAGCACGCACACGACGACGAAGACTCGCATGGCCATCTCCTCTCAGCGAAGGTTGTGGGCGCTTCGCCGGAGGCGCACGGACCTCCGGCGCCGGGACCTCAGGACGCGGGAGAGCGACTAGCGGAGAGGCGGCGCGCGGGAGTCGGAGTGCCGCCGCGGTTCGGAGGCGGGGCGGGCGGCATCGAGAGCGAGCTCCGGGACGACGACGACGGCGACGACCAGCGCCGCGGCTTCGGGAAGCGGCGCCACGCCGCCCAGCGCGGCCAGGTAGCTAAGATCGTGCTCGTGGTTGTAGAAGCCGTCCTCGGGCCCGACGTGGACGTGGGGGACATTGGCCGCGCTCAGCAGCACCCCGGCCAGGGCCAGCGTGCACAGCAACGCCGGGACCGGACGGCGGACCCAGCGCGCGCAGCGGGACGGGATCATGTCGCGCGCGAAGAATAGCACACTGGCCGGCGTGACCCTACTCGAAGACCGCCGTGACAGGCTTCTTGAACCGCCCTTTGGCCCCGCCGGTTACTTGCATGGCCGTGGCGCCGATCGAGAGCGCGATCTTCTGGGTACCCTCGGGGAGGGCCAGGCTCGCCCCGTAGTGGAAGCCACGATCGCTCACCATGGGCGCGAGCTTCACCGTCCGCGGTGGACGGCCTGGCGTGTGCACGATCGCCGTCACCGGCAGATAAGGGACCGGCTCGTTGAACTCACGGTCGGTGATAAACGCCATGAGGTGCCCTGGGGCTGCCGTCGCGCTGGGGGATGCGCCGTGCGCCCCGGAGTGACCGTCCCCGTGGGGAGTGCTGGCGCCGGGCTCGTAGACGATCCGGATCCGGTAGTCGCCAGCGACCTGCGAGCGCTCCACCCCGCGCCCATGGGGCGGAGCATCGCCGCCCTCGGTCAGGCTCTTGAGGTAGGCCACCAGGTCCACCCACTGGGCGAGGGAGAGGCTGTCGGCGAAGCTCGGCATGATCGACAGCCCGTCGGGACCCGTGAAGCCCGGCCCTTCGACGATGACGTGGTTGGGCGCCAGGATCGACTCGGCGAGGTACTCCGCGGGATGCGCGGCGCCCATGCCGGTCAGATCAGGGCCGACGCTCTTCGGGTCACCACCCGATGGCGGAAAGCTCTCGCCCTTAATCGCGTGGCACTTGAAGCACTCGAGGTCCTGGAAGAGCTGGCGTCCCTTCGCCGCGTCGCCCGGCGGCACCGCGAACTGCCAGCCGCGCGGCACGCCGCCCCCGCGGTGCACCTCCTCCATCGTCAGGCGCCGTGGCGGCCGAACGCCGGGGGCCGCCGGGGGCCTGGTCCTGTCAGTAGGCCCGGGGCTGTGAGCACCGTGGCCGCCGCCCTGCGGCGCCTCGGCGTGGACGACGGCCCCGGCCACCACGCCGAGCGGCACGATCCCCAGCGCCATCGCGACGAGTCCAACCCGGATTCGCGTCGTCGTTCCACTTCGCATGGTCGTTCCCCTCCGAAGAGCGTTGGCCCGAGCGGGCCCCGCGCGGTCGCGCTCAGCGCGGCCGGAGCGCCATGCCGTGGGGCGCTTTGCCCACGGAGATCGTCCGGACCTCTTTGTGGCTGGCGAGGTCGATGACGGCCACCGCGTCGGCCCAGCGGTTGGTCACCAGGGCGTACCGGCCGTTCGGCTCCATCGTCACCAGGTCCGGATACCCCCGCTGGGGGATGGTGGCGACGATCTTGCCGTCGGCCGTGCGGATGACGACCACCTTGTTGGTCTTGCGCAGCGTCGCGTAGAGGAACTTGCCGTCGAGGGTGAGCGTGGCCTCGTGGACGACGCCGGGCAGAGCGATCTCCCCGCCGACGCGGCTGGTCGCCGTGTCGATCTTGAGGATCGCCTTGTTCTCGCCGGCGGCGGCGTAGAGCGTCTTGCCGTCGGCCGACAGCGCGAGCCCCATGGCATCGCCGCCGCCGTGGACGATCCGCCCGACGACCGCGCGGGTTGCGGTGTCGATCACCGTCACGTCGCCGGCCGTCTCGCCGGACACGTAAAAGATCCGGCCGTCGCGGGTGAAGATGCCGTGGGCCGGCCAGGTGGAGACTTCGATGCGTCCCTCCACGCGCTCGGCCTTGAGGTCGTAGATGATCACCGCGTCGCTGCTGGTCTCACTCGACCAATCGAGCACGTAGAGATAGCGGCCGTCGGGGGTGAAGGCGAGGTTGTAGGGGTTGCCGCCGATCTTCACCCGCTTGACGAGCTTGCGGGTGTCCGGGTCCACGATCCCCAGATCGCGACTCTTGTCGTAGACGACCCAGGCGAGCTTGCCGTCCGGCTGGAAGACGATGCGGTTGGGCTTGCCCCGGCCGAGCGGGATGGCGCCCACCACTTCGAGCGTGGTCGTGTCGATGACGGAGATCGAGTCGGATTTCGTGTTGGTGACGAAGAGGGTGGCCGCGGCCGCCGGCCCCGCGGCCAGGGCGGCGGTCCAGGCGGCGACGACAATCAGGGCGATCCGCGATGTCACCCCAGGCCCCTCCTCACGGGATCCTTTCGACCGCCGTCACCAGCACGTCGGGCGGCGTCCCGCGCACGGTAAATCGTACCGCGTCTCCGACCTGGAGTCCGTCGTAAATCTTGGGCGAGGCGGCGCGGAATCCCATCGTCATGGGCGCCATGTAGCCGGGGATCTCCTCGTGGCTCAGGACCATGAGGTTGATGTCGGGCAGGATGGCGCGCACGACGCCCCGGACCCGCCACTCCCGCTCTCCGACCGCCGGCGCCGCTCGGGCCTGCCCGAGCTCGCGCTCGAGCCGCTCCGCCCGGCGTCCCCACCAGAGGTAGCCCCCGCCGATGCCCAGGGCCAGGGCCAGGTTGACCAGGAGCACGACCTTCCAGAGCCGCATCAGTGCACGTGCTCGTCGGCGGCGGGCGTCGCCGCCTTCTCCTCGTTGAGCTCCTGGATCTCCGCGAGCAGCCGGTTCAGCTCGCGGACCGACGGCCTCTCCGCCGCCCACAGGGCCCGGACGTAGCCCTGGCGGTCGACCAGGAACTCCGCGTGGGGGGCGCGCGCGAACAGGCCGTAGGCGGCCGCGATCTCGCGCGCCCCCTCGGTGACGACCGGAAACAGGATCAGTGGATCGGCGCCGAGACGGCCGATGGCGTCGGGCGCGGCGTCGCCGGGCACCGCGATCACCTCGACGCCCAGCAGACCGAGGACGTTGTAGCCGGCGGCGAGCTGCGCCAGGCGCGGGCGGGAGTCGGGCAGGGTATAGAGCACGAGCAGCACGATGCGCCGACCGCGATAATCTCTGAGGCCGCGGGTCGGCGTGGGGCCGACGGCGAAGGTGAAGTCCGGGGCGACCAGCCAGGGCCGACCCCGCTCGACGCTGGGGCCCAGCATGCGCGCGGCCGCGGCGGCGCCGAGCGCGCGGACGAAGTTCACCAGGTCCCACCGCGCCTCGGGCCCGAGCCGATCGCCGAAGCCCGGCATTCCCCCCCGTGGGATTCCTCCGGTGATCCACCAGAACAGATCGCCGGCGGTGTGCTGGTTGGTGTGCGGCGAGCGTAGATCGGGGGGCCGGCGCGGCAGCGTCGCAGCGCGATCGCCGTCCCCGGCGCCGCTCGGACCATGACAGGCGGCGCACTGCTCGCGGTAGAGGCGCGCGCCCTGGGCGATGGACGCCGCCTGATATGGCACGCGCGGTCGCACGTACGTCGTCGGGTATGCGTCGATCGCCAGCGGGGGCAGGCCGAGACCCAGACCCATGCCCACCAGGACCACGGCGCCGGCGAGCAAGGGCCCGCGGCGGGATCGGACGACCAGCGCGGCCAGCGCGGCCGCCACCCCCAGCACTGCCACCTGCGAGCCGATCAACGCGCGCAGCCGAAGCTCGGGCGCGCTCTGGAGCGCCCCCAGCGAGAGCCGGAACGCGAACGGCCAGTCCGGCTGCTGGTGGCGGGCCGGTGGCGTCATCCCCAGCGCGGCAGCGACCGCGATCAGGAGCAGCGCGAGCATCGCCTCGGCGGTCACGAAACGCGCGAGCCGGCGCATCGCCGGACGGCCCACCGTCGCCGCCTCGCCGGAGAGCGCCGGAACCAGGCGCCGCCGGTTCACGGCCGCCAGCGCGAGGATCATGAGCAGGAGGCCGAGCTTGGCGAGGAGCAGGCGCCCGTAGGAAGTTCCCACGAGGGCGGCGATGCTGCCGATCTGGGCGACGACGTTCCCCATCCCCGAGATGACGAGCGCGACGACGGCGGCGAGGGCCAGGCGGGAGAACCGGCGGGCGGCCAGCACCGCGTAGGGGCGCGCGTCCGCCCCCTCGGGGCGGCTCGCCGCGCGGAGCAGCAGCGCGAGCGGCAGGAGGCCGCCCACCCAGATCCCCGTCGCCAGCAGGTGGACCGCGTCGATCGTGACCGCAGGCCACGGGTCGGGCTTGACGGCGGCGGCGTGACCGCCGGCGGCGACGAGTGCAAGCGCACCCGCGCCCAGGGCCAGCGCCTCGCCCCGCCCGGCGAGCCAGTCCAGGCGCCCGTCGACATCGGCCCTGAGGCTGACGAGGGCGAAGAGCAGCAGCAGCACGCCGTGGCGCACGAGCCACACGTGGCCGGCCTGGGTCTCGAACAGGACCTGCGCGAGCGTACGGCCCTCGAAGGCCGCGGCGGTGCGCCCGGACAGATACGCGGCCTGGTAGGCCAGCAGCAGGGCGCCGGTGGCGAGCGCCAGGAGCACCAGAACGCGCAGCCACCGGAGCACGCGATCCTCCCACGCCCGCGCGGTGGGCCGGTCGGAGCGGCCGGCGACGAGCAGCGTGGTGCAGGCGCCCACGACGGCGACGGCCAGGGCCAGATGGGCCCAGCGCGCGAGGAATCCCAGCCCTTCGAGGCTCATGCGTCGGTCACGGCGCGATGTTGAAGCTGAACTCGCCTCGGGTGACGTGGGTGTCCACGGACACGACGCGCCAGATCACCCTGTAGGTGCCGGCTGGCAGCGGAGAAAGCGTGATGCGGAGCAGGGCAGGGTTGTCGGCATCCACGCGGCCGTCGCCCCGATCGACCGGCCGGCCGTCCGCAGCGACGACCCGAACGGTGCTGAAGGCCGGCTCGAGATTTTCGGTGAACCAGAGCTTGACCTCGCTCGGCGCCGTCCTCACCGTGCTGCCCGCCCGCGGGTCGGCCCGATCGAGAACCGCGTGAGCGCTCGCCCCCGGGGCCGCGGAGAGGAGGGCGGTCAGAGCCAGGCTCGCGGCGGCGATCATCCGCTCCGTCATCGGCCGATTGTACGCGGCCTCCGGTGTATTCTCATCCCGATGTCCGGACGCTCCGCGTCGCCGATCCGCGCGATCTTCTTCGACGCCGGTAACACGCTGCTGAGGATGAACTACCCGGCGATCGCCGCCGAGCTCGCCGCCCGCGGCATCCGCGTGACGCCGGAGCACGTGCAGCGGGCGGAGTGGCGCGCCCGGGTGCGGCTGGACGAGGCGCTGCTGTCCCGGCGGGCGCCGGGCACCTCCACCGAGACCCCGGCCACCGCGGGCCGATATCTGAGATTCCTGCTGGAAGAGCTGGGCGTCACCGACGAGGCGATCGTTCGCGGTCTCACCGAGTGGCGCCGCGCCTACAACCCGCCCGTCGGTCTCTGGAACGTCCGCGATCCCGACGCGCCCGCGGCCCTGTCGCTGGTGCGCGGCGCCGGGCTCCGGGCCGCGGTCATCTCGAACTCCAACGGCTCCATCCACTCGATCCTCGAAGCGCTGGGCCTGGCCGCCCACCTGGACTTCGTGCTGGACTCGTTCCTGGTGGGGGTCGAAAAGCCAGATCCGCGGATCTTCCGCCTGGCGCTGGAGCGCGCCGGCCTCGAGCCCGCTCAGGCGGTGTACGTCGGCGACCTCTACTCGATCGACGTGGTGGGCGCGCGGGCCGCCGGCATGGGCGCGGTGCTGCTGGACCCGGGCGGATGCTGGGGCGCGCGCGACTGCCCGGCGGCGCCCGATCTGATGGCCGCCGTCCGCATGGTCGTCGACGGCGCCTGGACCTAGAGCTCGCCGGGGAAGGTCAGGACTCGCTCGCGCCCGAGGGGCGGCCGTACGCCCCGCCCCGGCGGAGGTCCCCGG
This sequence is a window from Candidatus Methylomirabilota bacterium. Protein-coding genes within it:
- a CDS encoding metal ABC transporter substrate-binding protein: MGRSILTLTAVLLALGLATGGEAAAKVRSVASTPDLKALTDAVGGDLVDVVSLVRGTQNAHDVEVRPSLMLKLRHADLLVRNGLGLDYWVEPLVVGAHNARILPGTAGYVDASRGVAVIPPKGPIDRSRGDVHPEGDPHYTLDPANAGVVTANIVEGLRRVAPQHGPLFETQRREFLGRLEAAMARWQKTLEPYRGAKVVTYHETFNYFLRRFGLELAGAIEDRPGIPPSPAHLAELIRTIREQKIKVIVAEPYADRKVVELVARDSGARTLVLPSAVGGIKGIDSYLDLIDHNVRALAEALR
- a CDS encoding CopD family protein; its protein translation is MSLEGLGFLARWAHLALAVAVVGACTTLLVAGRSDRPTARAWEDRVLRWLRVLVLLALATGALLLAYQAAYLSGRTAAAFEGRTLAQVLFETQAGHVWLVRHGVLLLLFALVSLRADVDGRLDWLAGRGEALALGAGALALVAAGGHAAAVKPDPWPAVTIDAVHLLATGIWVGGLLPLALLLRAASRPEGADARPYAVLAARRFSRLALAAVVALVISGMGNVVAQIGSIAALVGTSYGRLLLAKLGLLLMILALAAVNRRRLVPALSGEAATVGRPAMRRLARFVTAEAMLALLLIAVAAALGMTPPARHQQPDWPFAFRLSLGALQSAPELRLRALIGSQVAVLGVAAALAALVVRSRRGPLLAGAVVLVGMGLGLGLPPLAIDAYPTTYVRPRVPYQAASIAQGARLYREQCAACHGPSGAGDGDRAATLPRRPPDLRSPHTNQHTAGDLFWWITGGIPRGGMPGFGDRLGPEARWDLVNFVRALGAAAAARMLGPSVERGRPWLVAPDFTFAVGPTPTRGLRDYRGRRIVLLVLYTLPDSRPRLAQLAAGYNVLGLLGVEVIAVPGDAAPDAIGRLGADPLILFPVVTEGAREIAAAYGLFARAPHAEFLVDRQGYVRALWAAERPSVRELNRLLAEIQELNEEKAATPAADEHVH
- a CDS encoding iron chelate uptake ABC transporter family permease subunit — encoded protein: MSDLFSLLWAPFLMCLVLTGLHAYLGLHVIAREVVFVDIALAQIAALGATAAFLLGFELDSWVSYFSGLGATLAGALVLALTRTRERRISQEAVIGVVYAVSAAATVLLVAGAPHGTEHLRTMLVGNILTVSGSEVLKVGLLYAVIGALHWWWRGPLLLISTDAEAAFRAGRRVRLWDFLFYASFGLMVTTSVRIAGVLLVFSYLIVPALAAMALGGSIRRQLGVGWSLGALVSLVGITASAAFDLPTGATVVCVFGLALLAVSAFMRGLMGRR
- a CDS encoding c-type cytochrome, with the translated sequence MRSGTTTRIRVGLVAMALGIVPLGVVAGAVVHAEAPQGGGHGAHSPGPTDRTRPPAAPGVRPPRRLTMEEVHRGGGVPRGWQFAVPPGDAAKGRQLFQDLECFKCHAIKGESFPPSGGDPKSVGPDLTGMGAAHPAEYLAESILAPNHVIVEGPGFTGPDGLSIMPSFADSLSLAQWVDLVAYLKSLTEGGDAPPHGRGVERSQVAGDYRIRIVYEPGASTPHGDGHSGAHGASPSATAAPGHLMAFITDREFNEPVPYLPVTAIVHTPGRPPRTVKLAPMVSDRGFHYGASLALPEGTQKIALSIGATAMQVTGGAKGRFKKPVTAVFE
- a CDS encoding copper resistance CopC family protein; this encodes MTERMIAAASLALTALLSAAPGASAHAVLDRADPRAGSTVRTAPSEVKLWFTENLEPAFSTVRVVAADGRPVDRGDGRVDADNPALLRITLSPLPAGTYRVIWRVVSVDTHVTRGEFSFNIAP
- a CDS encoding HAD-IA family hydrolase translates to MSGRSASPIRAIFFDAGNTLLRMNYPAIAAELAARGIRVTPEHVQRAEWRARVRLDEALLSRRAPGTSTETPATAGRYLRFLLEELGVTDEAIVRGLTEWRRAYNPPVGLWNVRDPDAPAALSLVRGAGLRAAVISNSNGSIHSILEALGLAAHLDFVLDSFLVGVEKPDPRIFRLALERAGLEPAQAVYVGDLYSIDVVGARAAGMGAVLLDPGGCWGARDCPAAPDLMAAVRMVVDGAWT
- a CDS encoding beta-propeller fold lactonase family protein encodes the protein MTSRIALIVVAAWTAALAAGPAAAATLFVTNTKSDSISVIDTTTLEVVGAIPLGRGKPNRIVFQPDGKLAWVVYDKSRDLGIVDPDTRKLVKRVKIGGNPYNLAFTPDGRYLYVLDWSSETSSDAVIIYDLKAERVEGRIEVSTWPAHGIFTRDGRIFYVSGETAGDVTVIDTATRAVVGRIVHGGGDAMGLALSADGKTLYAAAGENKAILKIDTATSRVGGEIALPGVVHEATLTLDGKFLYATLRKTNKVVVIRTADGKIVATIPQRGYPDLVTMEPNGRYALVTNRWADAVAVIDLASHKEVRTISVGKAPHGMALRPR
- a CDS encoding copper-binding protein, whose product is MRLWKVVLLVNLALALGIGGGYLWWGRRAERLERELGQARAAPAVGEREWRVRGVVRAILPDINLMVLSHEEIPGYMAPMTMGFRAASPKIYDGLQVGDAVRFTVRGTPPDVLVTAVERIP
- a CDS encoding phosphatase PAP2 family protein is translated as MIIPRSRAVLLVAGAAFLALAGAVALLGTLPMDAAIRDALLAWATPPVLTVMRVVNYAGDWRVILPGTLLLFVVFTRARARWWIWLGLMVAAPIAQWMLKEAIGRPRPENASLGFPSGHATAAAAFFGAVVYLAGALPSRRACLVVRGLALGAVVLVAAARVMLRAHWPSDVLAGIALGLALAAGAALAATPLSDEG